In Silene latifolia isolate original U9 population chromosome X, ASM4854445v1, whole genome shotgun sequence, the following proteins share a genomic window:
- the LOC141623639 gene encoding uncharacterized protein LOC141623639: MARNARTGRGRNARQPQQEAQPAITLPDYPSIAFGSEEHQDKFEVLATRRMAPTKCTSVSTLEALGIEKEVHNIFTVLGLEGLYNLEEISYHNLTLEFLSSFTYDKETHNVSFRLNNTPFNLGSDAFADHLWVGKRVVGHHDKVEKDMKASKYYHLYTSKEKVSVSNMKTSDIEHSVLKIFLRSLTNLLYGRKDPSKLNSTEVLILSSYLNPRHESRFHFNVVSLVCLALGRMTESDQCSLDCGALVTRLAKNLLAYEPGAVDAPMSKKVVYFDLDWLRAQSWIVDGEEDDIYSWRVDDEWYMKLPASEIYPRLPL; the protein is encoded by the coding sequence ATGGCAAGGAACGCTAGAACcggtcgtggaaggaacgctCGCCAACCTCAACAAGAGGCACAGCCCGCTATCACCCTCCCGGACTACCCGTCTATAGCTTTTGGGAGTGAGGAGCACCAGGATAAGTTCGAGGTCCTAGCCACTAGGAGGATGGCCCCGACCAAGTGCACGTCGGTAAGTACCTTGGAGGCCTTAGGGATAGAGAAGGAGGTGCATAACATTTTCACGGTTCTTGGATTGGAGGGTTTGTATAATTTGGAGGAGATAAGTTATCACAACCTcacccttgagtttttgagctccttcaCCTATGACAAGGAGACCCATAATGTGAGTTTTAGGCTCAATAATACCCCTTTCAACCTAGGTAGTGATGCTTTTGCCGACCATCTATGGGTGGGTAAGCGAGTCGTGGGTCACCATGATAAGGTTGAGAAAGACATGAAAGCTTCAAAGTATTATCATCTTTACACGAGTAAGGAAAAGGTTAGTGTGAGTAATATGAAGACTAGTGACATTGAGCACTCCGTCCTAAAGATTTTCTTGCGCTCCTTGACCAACCTCCTCTATGGGAGGaaggacccgagcaagctcaacTCCACGGAGGTGTTGATCTTGAGCTCCTACCTTAACCCCCGCCATGAAAGTCGTTTCCACTTCAATGTCGTGTCTTTAGTGTGTCTTGCCCTTGGGAGGATGACCGAGTCGGACCAATGCTCCTTAGATTGTGGAGCCTTGGTGACTCGGTTGGCCAAGAACTTGTTAGCTTACGAACCGGGGGCGGTGGATGCACCCATGTCCAAGAAAGTTGTTTATTTTGACCTTGATTGGTTGAGGGCTCAGTCTTGGATTGTGGATGGGGAGGAGGACGACATCTACTCTTGGAGGGTTGATGATGAGTGGTATATGAAGCTCCCCGCCAGTGAGATCTACCCCCGACTTCCCCTTTAG